The Hemibagrus wyckioides isolate EC202008001 linkage group LG10, SWU_Hwy_1.0, whole genome shotgun sequence genome includes a window with the following:
- the LOC131360622 gene encoding adenosine receptor A3-like has translation MGSVTANLSVPWGAGVLIDVSNHTSAGSAPGVTRSSEPPCTMCCCGLLNHTVTVAFMVGLAFAIVIGNVVTLTVFMQTRQSRTPQGYLKVSLAIADMIVGMVVVPFSVYTEISIMVASTPPMWYQSGSTVSARELSSSWQPCMVIGPMFAGCTFVSISTIFLMTVERSVAILWPLQKDTLVTRRRTLLLILASWTGSFLLAMAPLILSDSFTLEYNECSRMCNYVPNLVGLQLPTDTHIMLLFPAFDFTLLGSTLIVNILSFTSICRYTRKRKLLSEGLEGGGSTCSLRPSSSDIKAAKTIGILTFAFAASFSPIAVFVLGNVVGYTWCSFSFFAFWILTGNSCCNVIIYSVRDHRFRKGVSLLFHRDRSPPHSEKS, from the exons ATGGGCTCAGTGACAGCAAACCTCAGCGTACCCTGGGGCGCCGGTGTGCTAATCGATGTTTCTAATCACACATCAGCTGGATCAGCTCCAGGAGTGACTCGTTCTTCAGAGCCTCCCTGCACCATGTGTTGCTGTGGATTACTGAACCATACAGTGACTGTGGCGTTCATGGTTGGCCTGGCCTTTGCCATTGTCATCGGCAACGTGGTGACGCTCACGGTGTTCATGCAGACGCGCCAGTCCCGTACGCCACAGGGCTACCTCAAAG TATCTCTGGCCATTGCTGACATGATAGTTGGAATGGTGGTTGTGCCATTCTCTGTTTACACTGAGATATCCATCATGGTGGCCAGCACTCCTCCTATGTGGTACCAGAGTGGATCTACGGTCTCAGCACGAGAACTTTCCAGCTCCTGGCAGCCCTGCATGGTGATCGGCCCAATGTTTGCTGGCTGCACGTTTGTGTCTATCAGCACTATCTTCTTGATGACTGTGGAGCGCAGTGTGGCCATCTTATGGCCATTACAGAAAGATACACTTGTGACCCGACGGCGGACTTTGCTCCTGATCCTCGCTTCATGGACTGGCAGCTTCCTGCTTGCGATGGCGCCTCTAATCTTGAGCGACAGCTTTACTCTGGAGTACAATGAGTGCAGCCGGATGTGTAACTATGTCCCAAACCTGGTGGGTCTTCAGTTGCCGACTGACACCCACATAATGCTGCTATTTCCAGCGTTCGACTTCACACTCCTGGGCAGCACTTTGATAGTTAACATCCTGTCCTTCACTAGCATCTGCCGCTACACCCGCAAGCGCAAACTCCTCTCAGAGGGGCTTGAGGGAGGCGGAAGCACCTGCTCCCTCAGACCCTCCTCGTCAGATATCAAGGCAGCCAAAACTATTGGTATACTTACCTTCGCTTTTGCAGCCTCGTTTTCACCCATTGCCGTCTTTGTGCTGGGCAACGTGGTCGGCTACACTTGGTGCAGCTTTTCCTTTTTCGCCTTCTGGATCCTGACAGGGAACAGCTGCTGTAATGTGATTATCTACAGCGTCAGGGATCATCGCTTTAGGAAAGGGGTGTCACTTCTTTTTCATAGGGACCGTTCGCCACCACACTCTGAGAAGAGCTAA